In Rhodanobacteraceae bacterium, the following proteins share a genomic window:
- a CDS encoding NADP-dependent oxidoreductase, whose translation MLTAHIRRYGGPEVLKVDQLPEPVPGARDLLVDVAAASVNPIDFKIRDGKAKAMLPFAFPLVLGNDLSGTVRATGAAVTRFKPGDRIVARLGKSRIGAFAERALVDEADAAIAPTSIDLVDAAALPLAGLTAWQALFEMGQLGPGQRLLVHAGAGGVGHFALQLGRWKGARVLTTASAKNRERCIALGADEVIDYRSVRFEDVAGEIDVGLDTQGGDTLLRTIGITRRGGHVISITAMPTPEVAREWGVRAPLTWALAFMTRKERAAAKARGVHYHYLFMRPDGALLGELVKLVDSGALKPVIDRRYPLREAAAAIAHVEAGHAVGKVLVVPGG comes from the coding sequence ATGCTCACCGCCCACATCCGCCGTTACGGCGGCCCCGAGGTCCTCAAGGTCGATCAGCTCCCGGAGCCGGTGCCGGGTGCCCGCGACCTGCTGGTCGACGTGGCCGCGGCCAGCGTCAATCCGATCGACTTCAAGATCCGTGATGGCAAGGCCAAGGCGATGCTGCCCTTCGCCTTCCCGCTGGTTCTCGGCAATGACCTGTCGGGCACCGTGCGCGCGACCGGCGCCGCGGTGACGCGCTTCAAGCCCGGCGACCGGATCGTCGCGCGGCTGGGCAAGTCGCGCATCGGTGCCTTCGCCGAGCGCGCGCTGGTGGATGAGGCGGATGCCGCAATCGCGCCCACGTCAATCGACCTCGTCGATGCCGCCGCGCTGCCGCTGGCTGGACTGACCGCATGGCAGGCGCTGTTCGAGATGGGCCAGCTCGGCCCCGGCCAGCGCCTGCTGGTGCATGCCGGTGCCGGTGGCGTGGGCCATTTCGCGCTGCAGCTTGGTCGCTGGAAAGGCGCGCGGGTGCTGACCACGGCGAGCGCGAAAAACCGCGAGCGCTGCATCGCGCTCGGCGCCGACGAGGTGATCGACTACCGCAGCGTACGCTTCGAGGACGTCGCGGGCGAGATCGATGTCGGCCTCGACACCCAGGGCGGCGACACCTTGCTGCGCACCATCGGCATCACCCGCCGCGGCGGCCACGTCATCTCGATCACTGCGATGCCAACTCCGGAAGTGGCGCGCGAATGGGGCGTGCGTGCACCGCTGACCTGGGCGCTGGCCTTCATGACCCGCAAGGAGCGCGCCGCCGCGAAGGCGCGCGGCGTGCACTACCACTACCTGTTCATGCGCCCGGATGGCGCGCTGCTCGGGGAACTGGTGAAGCTGGTCGACAGCGGCGCGCTCAAACCCGTGATCGACCGTCGCTACCCGTTGCGCGAGGCCGCCGCCGCCATTGCCCACGTCGAGGCCGGCCATGCGGTCGGCAAGGTGCTCGTGGTGCCAGGCGGTTGA
- a CDS encoding von Willebrand factor type A domain-containing protein, giving the protein MNTIRPLPLVLAICTALALGACARQSAPPQKSEGTASSVREEGDAQLADVARAQSSQVVAAKVRAEAQRLNVVSQEAVASGAIATPTAPPAVIAPSPAPPSGPADRLGLNQPTDTEQYAEIEANPVIAAAEQPVSTFSVDVDTGAYSNVRRFLTQGSLPPTDAVRIEEFINYFDYDYPRPTSLERPFSVNTELATAPWNSQRWLLQVGLKGFEVPFEQIPASNLVFLLDVSGSMMEPNKLPLVKTALKMAVEQMRPQDRIAIVVYAGAAGLVLPSTPASEKATIMAALDALEAGGSTNGGQGIQLAYQVAREHYVDGGVNRVILATDGDFNVGIVDQQDLEDLVTRERKSGIALTTLGFGQGNYNDEIAERLADLGNGNHAYIDSEREARKVLVQELGANLLTIAKDVKIQIEFNPAVVAEYRLIGYENRMLAREDFNNDAVDAGEIGAGHTVTALYELTPVGSQATRLPPLRYADADAAQGKASEIAFLKLRFKQPDADQSELIEQAIAKPAQIGQGSVQLQFAAAVAAFGEALRGGKYLDSFSYEKIAQLARRAEGRDPYGFHAEFVELVNRAATLSGEEAEGQIAIAR; this is encoded by the coding sequence GGCCAAGGTCAGGGCCGAGGCCCAGCGCCTGAACGTCGTGTCCCAGGAAGCCGTGGCCAGCGGCGCCATCGCGACGCCGACGGCACCGCCGGCGGTGATCGCGCCCTCGCCAGCCCCGCCCAGCGGCCCAGCTGACCGCCTCGGCCTCAACCAGCCGACGGATACGGAGCAGTACGCGGAGATCGAGGCGAATCCCGTGATCGCCGCCGCCGAGCAGCCGGTCTCGACCTTCTCGGTGGACGTCGACACCGGCGCCTACAGCAATGTGCGCCGCTTCCTGACCCAGGGCTCGCTGCCGCCGACGGATGCGGTGCGCATCGAGGAGTTCATCAACTACTTCGACTACGACTATCCGCGCCCGACCTCGCTGGAGCGCCCCTTCTCGGTCAACACCGAACTCGCGACGGCGCCGTGGAACAGCCAGCGCTGGCTGCTGCAAGTGGGCCTGAAGGGCTTCGAGGTGCCCTTCGAACAGATTCCGGCGAGCAACCTGGTGTTCCTGCTGGATGTGTCCGGTTCGATGATGGAGCCGAACAAGCTCCCGCTGGTCAAGACCGCGCTGAAGATGGCGGTCGAGCAGATGCGCCCGCAGGATCGCATCGCCATCGTGGTCTATGCCGGCGCCGCGGGCCTGGTGCTGCCGTCCACCCCGGCAAGCGAGAAGGCCACGATCATGGCCGCGCTGGACGCGCTGGAAGCGGGCGGCTCGACCAATGGCGGCCAGGGCATCCAGCTCGCCTACCAGGTGGCCCGCGAGCACTACGTCGACGGCGGCGTCAACCGCGTGATTCTCGCCACCGACGGCGACTTCAACGTCGGCATCGTCGACCAGCAGGACCTGGAAGACCTAGTGACGCGCGAACGCAAGAGCGGCATCGCGCTGACCACGCTCGGCTTCGGCCAGGGCAACTACAACGATGAGATCGCCGAGCGCCTGGCGGATCTGGGCAACGGCAACCACGCCTACATCGACAGCGAGCGCGAGGCGCGCAAGGTGCTGGTGCAGGAACTCGGCGCCAACCTGCTGACCATCGCCAAGGACGTCAAGATCCAGATCGAGTTCAACCCGGCGGTGGTCGCCGAGTACCGTTTGATCGGCTACGAGAACCGCATGCTGGCGCGCGAGGACTTCAACAACGACGCGGTCGACGCCGGGGAGATCGGTGCCGGTCACACCGTCACCGCGCTGTACGAGCTGACCCCGGTGGGTTCGCAGGCCACCCGCCTGCCGCCGCTGCGCTACGCCGATGCCGACGCCGCCCAGGGCAAGGCCAGCGAGATCGCCTTCCTCAAGCTGCGCTTCAAGCAGCCGGACGCCGACCAGAGCGAACTGATCGAACAGGCCATCGCAAAGCCCGCGCAGATCGGCCAGGGCTCGGTGCAGCTGCAGTTCGCCGCAGCGGTCGCCGCCTTCGGCGAGGCGCTGCGCGGCGGCAAGTACCTCGACAGCTTCAGCTACGAGAAGATCGCGCAGCTGGCCCGCCGCGCCGAGGGAAGAGATCCGTACGGCTTTCACGCCGAGTTCGTCGAACTGGTCAACCGCGCGGCCACGCTGAGTGGCGAGGAAGCAGAAGGTCAGATCGCGATCGCGCGCTGA
- the pepQ gene encoding Xaa-Pro dipeptidase has protein sequence MALAELYGQHLAEQMRRADAALARGGFEHLLIPSGMEHYGFLDDQNYPFRTNPHFLAWVPLNHHPGSWISYTPGQRPVLAYHQPEDYWHAPPSAPSGFWTEHFDLRVIRRPEDARAHLPADLSRAAIIGEANAAVGDALPNNPEAVILHLHWHRACKTPYEIARMRNASRRGASGHLAAQEAFREGASEHQIHLEYCAAAGHTEHDLPYQNIVALNEHSAVLHYHHTPAPHPHESRSFLIDAGGSDAGYASDITRTHARAPGAFADLIAAVDAMQQGLVAEMRAGRDYRDLHVECHRRIGGILQQAGIVRMDPQAQLERGITSTFFPHGLGHFLGLQVHDVGGFQAGPEGGTIAKPEGHPYLRLTRTLEPGHVVTVEPGIYFIPMLLTKLRQSPDAGAVNWDAVAAMLPYGGIRIEDDVHVTEGAPENLTRDAFRAVAA, from the coding sequence ATGGCACTGGCTGAACTTTACGGGCAACACCTGGCCGAACAGATGCGCCGTGCCGATGCGGCGCTTGCGCGCGGGGGTTTCGAGCATTTGCTGATCCCGTCCGGGATGGAGCACTACGGCTTCCTCGATGACCAGAACTACCCCTTCCGGACCAATCCGCATTTCCTTGCCTGGGTGCCGCTGAATCACCATCCGGGCAGCTGGATCAGCTACACCCCAGGCCAGCGACCGGTGCTGGCCTACCACCAGCCGGAGGACTACTGGCACGCGCCGCCATCCGCGCCGTCGGGGTTCTGGACCGAGCACTTCGACCTGCGCGTGATCCGCAGGCCCGAGGATGCGCGCGCGCACCTGCCGGCAGATCTCTCTCGCGCCGCCATCATCGGCGAGGCCAACGCGGCCGTCGGCGATGCGCTGCCGAACAACCCCGAGGCGGTGATCCTGCACCTGCACTGGCATCGCGCGTGCAAGACGCCGTACGAGATCGCGCGCATGCGCAATGCCAGCCGCCGTGGCGCCAGCGGGCACCTGGCCGCGCAGGAGGCCTTCCGCGAGGGCGCCAGCGAGCACCAGATCCACCTCGAGTACTGCGCCGCCGCCGGCCACACCGAGCATGACCTGCCGTACCAGAACATCGTCGCGTTGAACGAGCATTCGGCGGTGCTGCACTACCACCACACGCCCGCCCCGCACCCGCACGAATCGCGCAGTTTCCTGATCGACGCCGGCGGCAGCGATGCCGGCTACGCCAGCGACATCACGCGCACCCACGCGCGCGCCCCCGGCGCCTTCGCCGACCTGATTGCCGCGGTCGATGCGATGCAGCAGGGACTGGTGGCGGAGATGCGCGCCGGGCGCGATTACCGCGACCTGCACGTCGAATGCCACCGGCGCATCGGCGGCATCCTGCAGCAGGCCGGCATCGTGCGCATGGACCCGCAGGCGCAACTGGAGCGCGGCATCACCAGCACCTTCTTTCCGCATGGCCTGGGGCATTTCCTCGGCCTGCAGGTGCACGATGTCGGCGGCTTCCAGGCCGGCCCCGAGGGCGGCACGATCGCCAAGCCCGAAGGCCACCCCTACCTGCGCCTGACGCGCACCCTGGAGCCGGGCCATGTGGTCACCGTGGAACCCGGCATCTACTTCATCCCGATGCTGCTGACGAAGCTGCGCCAGTCGCCCGACGCCGGCGCGGTGAACTGGGATGCGGTCGCGGCGATGCTGCCCTACGGCGGCATCCGCATCGAGGACGATGTGCACGTCACCGAGGGCGCGCCGGAGAACCTGACGCGCGATGCCTTCCGCGCAGTCGCTGCCTGA
- a CDS encoding methyltransferase domain-containing protein — protein MDGWMAGGVLTVFAALASTALFFFAVTRGALIVRALTPGGGGAGAHVYPVYSDMRLIKLVDFQPVISAILLFQYDRLVSRIVDELRAMDLGGREVLITSCAFGNVIPRVVGASLDTGARRVHVVDLIENELTHARGKLGEQAARVRFSTDDATSMPHADASVAANVMFFLLHELPHPLKEKALREAARTVAPGGKLLLAEFHRPDTWWLRALSWLYFKVFEPYGLALWNRHDPVKYLESLGGWSCKRSTCCLGNYQVIVATREG, from the coding sequence ATGGACGGCTGGATGGCAGGTGGTGTACTCACGGTGTTCGCCGCGCTGGCGAGCACCGCGCTGTTCTTCTTTGCGGTGACGCGCGGCGCGCTGATCGTGCGCGCGCTGACGCCCGGCGGCGGTGGCGCCGGGGCGCACGTCTATCCGGTCTACTCGGACATGCGCCTGATCAAGCTGGTGGATTTCCAGCCGGTGATTTCGGCGATCCTGCTGTTCCAGTACGACCGCCTGGTCAGCCGCATCGTCGATGAGCTGCGCGCGATGGACCTCGGCGGCCGCGAGGTGCTGATCACCTCCTGCGCCTTCGGCAACGTGATCCCGCGGGTGGTGGGTGCCTCCCTGGATACCGGCGCGCGCCGTGTGCACGTGGTCGACCTGATCGAGAACGAACTGACGCATGCGCGCGGCAAGCTCGGCGAGCAGGCCGCGCGGGTGCGCTTTTCCACCGACGACGCGACCTCGATGCCGCACGCCGACGCCAGTGTGGCCGCCAACGTGATGTTCTTCCTGTTGCACGAGCTGCCGCACCCGCTCAAGGAAAAGGCCCTGCGCGAGGCGGCGCGCACCGTGGCGCCAGGCGGCAAGCTGCTGCTGGCCGAGTTTCACCGGCCCGACACCTGGTGGCTGCGCGCGTTGAGCTGGCTCTACTTCAAGGTCTTCGAGCCATACGGACTGGCACTGTGGAACCGCCACGATCCGGTCAAGTACCTCGAAAGCCTGGGTGGCTGGAGCTGCAAGCGCAGCACCTGCTGCCTTGGCAATTACCAGGTGATCGTGGCCACGCGCGAAGGGTGA